A stretch of the Onychomys torridus chromosome 23, mOncTor1.1, whole genome shotgun sequence genome encodes the following:
- the LOC118572984 gene encoding proline-rich protein 2-like has translation MQPRRAARPPRGPEAPGDPRGAGGLWRGGRARPPRGPRPRAPPFPQPSPGPARAGRAARRAQSAAGTPAVAACGRPRGLPVPPGPRRPSAGPTHPFILRPRPGVGRRIPGLTSERRWQWTRKLGWYCSPPGLQRESFPAEREG, from the exons ATGCAGCCCCGccgcgccgcccgcccgccccgaGGCCCCGAGGCCCCGGGGGACCCCAGGGGCGCGGGAGGCCTGTGGCGCGGGGGCAGGGCGCGGCCGCCGCGGGGCCCAAGGCCTAGGGCGCCCCCCTTTCCGCAGCCCTCCCCAGGCCCGGCCCGCGCAGGCCGCGCCGCTCGCCGCGCTCAGTCCGCCGCCGGAACCCCCGCCGTAGCTGCCTGCGGGCGTCCCCGAGGCCTCCCAGTGCCCCCCGGCCCCCGCCGCCCCAGCGCCGGCCCCACTCACCCTTTCATTCTCCGCCCGCGGCCTGGCGTGGGCCGGCGAATCCCCGGCCTCAC ATCAGAGAGGCGCTGGCAGTGGACTAGGAAGCTCGGCTGGTACTGCTCCCCCCCTGGGCTTCAGCGAGAGTCTTTCCCTGCCGAACGAGAGGGGTGA